From Amycolatopsis cihanbeyliensis, a single genomic window includes:
- a CDS encoding EamA family transporter: MGNRSWLAWSALGTVYVVWGSTYLGIRYLVDSLPPLLGAGLRFAMAGPILLALVLIFGGRSALRMTRAQLGSAALVGLLMAGGGQGILTIAETQVASGLAALLVACVPLFVLLLRRALGQRTPGGTLFGVLLGLAGLAVLLLLGSTGDGAHGSAWWGPFAVLLAALSWSIGTVATTRLPMPANPFAGSAVQLCTAGVALNVVGLLSGQRIDPDAVTTESWLALGYLVVAGSLIGYSAYVYVLHRLPVSTVATYAYVNPAIAVLLGVLIADERIGLGQLVGGALVVLAVLVVVRAERAGARPERKVSVGAGTMAPSCER, translated from the coding sequence ATGGGCAATCGATCATGGCTGGCCTGGAGTGCGCTCGGCACCGTCTACGTCGTCTGGGGATCCACCTACCTGGGGATCCGGTACCTCGTCGACTCGCTGCCGCCACTGCTGGGGGCCGGCCTGCGGTTCGCCATGGCCGGCCCGATCCTGCTCGCCCTCGTGCTGATCTTCGGCGGCCGCTCCGCGTTGCGGATGACCCGCGCGCAACTGGGTTCCGCCGCGCTGGTCGGCCTGCTGATGGCCGGTGGTGGCCAGGGCATCCTCACCATCGCCGAGACCCAGGTCGCCTCCGGCCTGGCGGCCCTGCTGGTCGCCTGCGTCCCGCTGTTCGTGCTGCTTCTGCGCCGTGCCCTCGGCCAGCGTACGCCGGGCGGCACCCTGTTCGGGGTGCTGCTCGGACTGGCGGGTCTGGCGGTGTTGCTGCTGCTGGGTTCCACCGGCGACGGCGCACACGGTTCGGCCTGGTGGGGTCCGTTCGCCGTGCTGCTGGCGGCGCTGAGCTGGTCCATCGGCACCGTGGCGACCACCCGGCTGCCGATGCCCGCCAACCCGTTCGCCGGTTCCGCCGTGCAGCTGTGCACCGCCGGGGTGGCACTGAACGTGGTCGGGCTGCTTTCCGGGCAGCGGATCGACCCTGACGCGGTCACCACCGAATCCTGGCTGGCGTTGGGGTACCTGGTCGTCGCGGGCTCGCTGATCGGCTACAGCGCCTACGTCTACGTGCTGCACCGGCTGCCGGTGTCCACGGTGGCCACCTACGCCTACGTCAACCCGGCGATCGCGGTGCTGCTCGGCGTGCTGATCGCGGACGAGCGCATCGGGCTGGGGCAACTCGTTGGGGGAGCGCTGGTGGTGCTGGCCGTGCTGGTGGTGGTGCGGGCGGAGCGCGCCGGAGCCCGACCGGAACGAAAAGTGTCGGTGGGTGCTGGCACGATGGCTCCATCATGCGAACGGTGA
- a CDS encoding GNAT family N-acetyltransferase gives MSTAQVRSARTDDAAEIGRIQRDTWRAAYTDILGASVLDRLDAEDVERQWADAVAHPETGVYLAFEGEFPVGFCVAGPAPEPEVASADGDLPADAARTGLIGTILVEPRWGRRGHGGRLLVAAATGLREQGAERGITWVAQSDSASLAFFRSVGWNPDGTMRTLDTGERTVRELRLTGDLALHLTE, from the coding sequence ATGAGCACAGCTCAGGTCCGCAGCGCCCGCACCGACGACGCCGCCGAGATCGGCCGGATCCAGCGCGACACCTGGCGCGCCGCGTACACGGACATCCTCGGGGCGAGCGTGCTGGATAGGCTGGATGCCGAGGACGTCGAACGGCAGTGGGCGGACGCGGTCGCCCATCCGGAGACCGGCGTCTACCTGGCATTCGAGGGCGAGTTTCCGGTGGGTTTCTGCGTCGCCGGGCCGGCTCCGGAACCGGAGGTCGCTAGCGCGGACGGTGACCTGCCCGCGGACGCCGCCCGCACCGGGCTGATCGGCACCATCCTGGTCGAGCCCCGGTGGGGCCGCCGAGGCCACGGTGGCCGCCTGCTGGTCGCGGCCGCCACCGGGCTGCGCGAGCAGGGTGCGGAACGCGGGATCACCTGGGTCGCCCAGTCCGACTCCGCCTCGCTCGCCTTCTTCCGCAGCGTGGGCTGGAATCCGGACGGAACGATGCGCACCCTCGACACGGGTGAACGGACCGTTCGCGAACTCCGCCTCACCGGCGACCTCGCACTTCACCTCACCGAGTAG
- a CDS encoding twin-arginine translocation signal domain-containing protein, whose amino-acid sequence MPASSDNPANGLDRRGFLRATAAMGGAAALGVLGASPAEAQRDELPPVGAEIPYSMLATDTQVRIRTDLVRVDFRGGIKHRVEADPYDPDRSVRLRTLEFKVTGKLPDDNGTEGGTITLEQNNPDADVQSRLRLTQGNPPRYEMVMVLSFTMTIDRPGSERLVLTTEDPARLFARLTQFPPQRDLYELENPVDLVLPDTTIVTLRRFPVKVSGL is encoded by the coding sequence ATGCCTGCGTCGAGCGACAACCCCGCCAACGGCCTGGACCGCCGTGGATTCCTGCGTGCGACAGCGGCGATGGGCGGTGCGGCGGCGCTGGGCGTGCTCGGCGCGTCCCCGGCCGAGGCCCAGCGGGACGAACTGCCCCCGGTCGGCGCCGAGATCCCGTACAGCATGCTGGCGACCGACACACAGGTGCGGATCCGCACTGATCTGGTGAGGGTGGACTTCCGCGGTGGCATCAAGCACCGAGTCGAGGCGGACCCTTACGACCCGGATCGCTCGGTGCGGCTGCGCACGCTCGAGTTCAAGGTGACCGGCAAACTGCCGGACGACAACGGCACCGAGGGCGGCACGATCACGCTCGAGCAGAACAACCCGGACGCCGATGTGCAGAGCCGACTCCGGCTGACCCAGGGGAACCCGCCCCGGTACGAGATGGTCATGGTGCTCAGCTTCACCATGACCATCGACCGGCCGGGCAGCGAACGGCTTGTCCTGACCACAGAGGACCCCGCGCGGCTCTTCGCGCGCCTCACCCAGTTCCCACCACAGCGCGACCTGTACGAGTTGGAGAACCCCGTCGACCTGGTGCTCCCGGACACCACGATCGTCACGCTCAGAAGGTTCCCGGTGAAGGTCAGCGGGCTCTGA
- a CDS encoding GtrA family protein, whose translation MAPAHVDVHRPERHDSSETGFTGRFARFCAAVVRRLPFGLAAVVPPSLLGFALINSCTFGVDLLLLTVFRGVLGLPVAAGFTLAYLIAFGLAFVLNRHFNFRSHAPVGRQAVLYAVAIAINYLAFILGVGGGLVALGLQYHLSRIIAGACEAVYMYSVMRWVIFREPGGRRGRQTRLRE comes from the coding sequence GTGGCCCCGGCACATGTCGACGTTCATCGGCCAGAACGGCACGACTCCTCCGAAACCGGTTTCACCGGGCGGTTCGCCCGGTTCTGCGCGGCGGTGGTGCGCCGGTTGCCCTTCGGGCTCGCCGCCGTCGTGCCGCCCAGCCTGCTCGGGTTCGCCCTGATCAACAGCTGCACCTTCGGGGTGGACCTGCTGTTGCTGACGGTCTTTCGCGGGGTACTCGGGCTGCCGGTGGCGGCGGGGTTCACCCTGGCCTACCTGATCGCCTTCGGCCTGGCTTTCGTGCTGAACCGGCACTTCAACTTCCGCTCGCACGCGCCGGTCGGCAGGCAGGCCGTGCTGTACGCGGTGGCGATCGCGATCAACTACCTGGCGTTCATCCTCGGTGTCGGCGGCGGGTTGGTCGCGCTCGGCCTGCAGTACCACCTGTCCCGCATCATCGCGGGCGCCTGCGAGGCGGTCTACATGTACAGCGTCATGCGCTGGGTCATCTTCCGCGAGCCCGGCGGCCGCCGCGGACGGCAAACTCGCCTACGTGAATAG
- a CDS encoding tetratricopeptide repeat protein has translation MRARNVALLLTVAVAVYLVLLAGRAVALLRTGETVPMLLGTGVLLLPLLGVWMLATTWRSGVRIQRLARRLEAEGGLPDVSDLPRRPSGRVDRAAADEWFERRKAELTAEPEDWRHWYRLAYAYDIAGDRRRARATMRKAVELEAAAGS, from the coding sequence ATGAGGGCGCGCAACGTCGCGCTGCTGCTGACCGTCGCGGTCGCCGTGTACCTGGTGCTGCTGGCGGGCCGCGCGGTGGCGTTGCTGCGGACCGGGGAGACCGTTCCGATGCTGCTCGGGACCGGGGTGTTGCTGCTGCCCTTGCTCGGCGTCTGGATGTTGGCGACCACCTGGCGTTCCGGCGTCCGGATCCAGCGGCTCGCCCGCAGGCTGGAGGCGGAGGGCGGCCTGCCCGACGTGTCCGACCTGCCGCGGCGGCCGTCCGGCAGGGTGGACCGCGCGGCCGCCGACGAGTGGTTCGAGCGGCGCAAGGCCGAGCTGACCGCGGAGCCCGAGGACTGGCGACACTGGTACCGGCTGGCCTACGCCTACGACATCGCAGGCGATCGCCGGCGCGCCAGGGCGACCATGCGCAAGGCCGTCGAGCTCGAGGCCGCCGCGGGTTCCTGA
- the dapB gene encoding 4-hydroxy-tetrahydrodipicolinate reductase, giving the protein MNQPASRGVDNPIRVGVLGARGRMGTQVCRAVEDAPDTRLVAAVDAGERMADLTDGGAEVVVDFTHPDVVLDNLRFLLEHGIHAVVGTTGFDQAKLDTVRGWLGEHPELGVLVAPNFALGAVLAMRFAQQAARFYSSAEVIELHHNRKADAPSGTAAHTARVIAQARADAGLAPGADATTSELAGARGARVDDVPVHSVRLPGLVAHEEILFGGEGETLTIRHDSLDRTSFMPGVLVAVRSIPGRPGLTVGLDQMLDL; this is encoded by the coding sequence ATGAACCAGCCGGCGTCACGTGGTGTCGACAACCCGATCCGGGTCGGCGTGCTCGGCGCGCGCGGCCGGATGGGCACCCAGGTGTGCAGGGCCGTGGAGGACGCACCCGACACGCGGCTGGTCGCGGCGGTGGACGCGGGCGAACGGATGGCCGACCTCACCGACGGGGGCGCGGAGGTCGTCGTCGACTTCACCCACCCGGACGTGGTGCTGGACAACCTGCGCTTCCTGCTGGAGCACGGCATCCACGCGGTGGTCGGCACCACCGGTTTCGACCAGGCCAAACTGGATACCGTGCGGGGCTGGCTGGGCGAACACCCGGAGCTCGGTGTGCTGGTCGCGCCCAACTTCGCCCTCGGCGCGGTGCTCGCGATGCGTTTCGCTCAGCAGGCCGCCCGCTTCTACTCCTCGGCCGAGGTGATCGAGCTGCACCACAACCGCAAGGCGGACGCCCCTTCCGGTACCGCGGCGCACACCGCCCGGGTGATCGCGCAGGCCCGGGCCGACGCCGGCCTCGCCCCGGGAGCGGACGCCACCACCTCCGAGCTGGCCGGTGCGCGTGGTGCCAGGGTGGATGACGTTCCGGTGCACTCCGTCCGCCTTCCGGGCCTGGTCGCGCACGAGGAGATCCTGTTCGGCGGTGAGGGTGAGACGCTGACGATCCGGCACGACTCCCTGGATCGGACGTCGTTCATGCCAGGAGTCCTGGTGGCGGTGCGGTCCATCCCGGGCAGGCCGGGGCTGACCGTCGGCCTGGACCAGATGCTGGATCTGTGA
- a CDS encoding M16 family metallopeptidase, whose product MARQIAGHEQPVGSTRTLESTADGSLVKRTVLPGGLRVITERIPGSSSATVGLWVGVGSRDEQPAVAGAAHYLEHLLFKGTGKRDATRIAEEIDAVGGEFNAFTAKEHTCYYAQVLDEDLPLAVDLVTDVVFDALCTDSDVDTERSVVLEEIAMRDDDPEDLLHETFVHTVLGEHPLGRPVLGTEPSITGMSAGALRSFYRRRYVLPKMVLAVAGNLQHATVLRLVRKALRDRLSGSDGPRPPRRGRARVPASRKLALRTDDTEQAHVMLGLRALSRHDERRCTLSVLNAALGGGMSSRLFQEVRERRGLAYQVYSSVAGYADAGHLSVYAGCQPERLGEVAGLLASLLGQVAEDGLTETEVARAKGQLRGGLVLGLEDTASRMSRIGKNELNYGEYLGVRDTIARIDAVTTGDVARLARMLLGRPGGIAAAAVVGPYAHEEDLPDELHSVIA is encoded by the coding sequence ATGGCGCGACAGATCGCTGGGCACGAGCAGCCCGTGGGCAGTACCCGGACCCTGGAGTCGACCGCGGACGGTTCGCTGGTGAAGCGCACGGTGTTGCCGGGCGGGCTGCGGGTGATCACCGAACGGATCCCGGGATCGAGTTCAGCGACTGTCGGGTTGTGGGTGGGTGTCGGCTCCCGGGACGAGCAGCCCGCCGTCGCCGGTGCCGCGCACTACCTGGAACACCTGCTGTTCAAGGGCACCGGCAAGCGGGACGCCACCCGGATCGCCGAGGAGATCGACGCCGTCGGCGGCGAGTTCAACGCGTTCACCGCCAAGGAGCACACCTGCTACTACGCGCAGGTGCTGGACGAGGACCTGCCGCTGGCGGTCGACCTGGTGACCGACGTGGTGTTCGACGCCCTGTGCACGGATTCCGATGTGGACACCGAGCGCAGCGTGGTGCTCGAGGAGATCGCCATGCGCGACGACGACCCCGAGGACCTGCTGCACGAGACCTTCGTGCACACCGTGCTCGGCGAGCACCCGCTCGGCAGGCCGGTGCTCGGCACCGAGCCCTCGATCACCGGAATGTCGGCTGGCGCGCTGCGCTCGTTCTACCGCCGCCGCTACGTCCTGCCGAAGATGGTGCTCGCGGTGGCGGGGAATCTCCAGCACGCTACGGTCCTTCGCTTGGTGCGCAAGGCTTTGCGCGACCGACTGTCCGGTTCGGATGGTCCACGTCCGCCGCGGAGGGGGCGGGCGAGGGTACCCGCGTCGCGCAAGCTGGCCTTGCGCACCGATGACACCGAGCAGGCACACGTGATGCTCGGCCTGCGCGCGCTGTCCCGGCACGACGAGCGCCGGTGCACCCTGTCCGTGCTGAACGCGGCACTGGGCGGGGGGATGAGCTCGCGGTTGTTCCAGGAGGTCCGGGAACGGCGTGGGCTGGCCTACCAGGTGTACTCCTCGGTGGCCGGCTACGCCGACGCCGGGCACCTTTCGGTGTACGCGGGCTGCCAGCCGGAGCGGCTCGGCGAGGTCGCCGGGCTGCTGGCGTCGCTGCTCGGTCAGGTCGCCGAGGACGGCCTGACCGAAACCGAGGTGGCGCGGGCGAAGGGGCAACTGCGCGGCGGCCTGGTGCTCGGCCTCGAGGACACCGCGTCCCGGATGTCCCGGATCGGCAAGAACGAGCTGAACTACGGCGAGTACCTCGGCGTGCGCGACACCATCGCCCGGATCGACGCGGTGACCACCGGCGACGTCGCCCGGTTGGCCCGGATGCTGCTGGGTAGACCCGGTGGGATCGCCGCGGCCGCGGTGGTGGGTCCATACGCGCACGAGGAGGACCTGCCCGACGAGCTGCACAGCGTAATCGCCTAG